The genomic window CGCTTGATAATCTTCCGCCGCCGGATACGACTCGCTGGGTTGTCCGACGGAAAGCGGAAGTGGTCGCCGCGGTCAAAGGCGGGTTGTTGACGATGGAAGAGGCTTGCGCCCGGTACAGCCTGTCGGTTGAGGAATATCTCTCCTGGCAGCGCTCGGTGGAACGCAACGGCATGCCGGGCCTGCGTGTTACCCGGGTTCAGCAGTACCGCTCCGTAGAGGCACGGAGCTAAGACCTGAAAAGCCGGC from Pedomonas mirosovicensis includes these protein-coding regions:
- the sciP gene encoding CtrA inhibitor SciP, whose protein sequence is MIENQKFRPQAVIGPLGEPLTLDNLPPPDTTRWVVRRKAEVVAAVKGGLLTMEEACARYSLSVEEYLSWQRSVERNGMPGLRVTRVQQYRSVEARS